GGTAGACATAGGGCAGCCCGCCGGGCTGTGCGGAGGCCTCGCGGATGCGCCAGGCATCGGCCACGAAGCCGAGGCTGGCGGCGAACAGGAACAGCGCCACCGGCAGCAGGAACAGCAGGCTGCCGGCCAGGTCGGCCCAGTCCTTGGCGCGCGCGCCCCAGCGCGAGTAGAAAATGTCCACGCGCACGTGGCCGTCGCGGATCAGCGTCCAGGCCGCGGCCAGCATGAACAGCGTGGCATGCAGGTAGGTGACGCTCTCCTGCAGCGCGATCGAGCCGGTGCTGAACAGGTAGCGCAGCAGGACCACCGCGAAGTAGATCGCCACCATGGCCAGCGCCAGCCAGGACACGGCCCTGCCGATGCGCGCATTGAGCGCGGTGATCAGCCCGGCCAGACGCAGCAGCCGCGCCATCAGGGCAGCTCCAGCTGCGGGTGCGCGCGGTGGAAGCGCAGCAGGTCGCGGTACTCGTCCGGGTTCTTGGTGTGGGTCAGCTCGCC
Above is a genomic segment from Nevskiales bacterium containing:
- a CDS encoding TRAP transporter small permease subunit, which encodes MARLLRLAGLITALNARIGRAVSWLALAMVAIYFAVVLLRYLFSTGSIALQESVTYLHATLFMLAAAWTLIRDGHVRVDIFYSRWGARAKDWADLAGSLLFLLPVALFLFAASLGFVADAWRIREASAQPGGLPYVYLLKTLILVMTAQLVLQALAQALSLVARLRGSRDA